Within the Candidatus Baltobacteraceae bacterium genome, the region TCGGCGCGCTGCCGGTGCTCGAGCGCTGCGTGGCCGAAGCGCAAACGCGTTTCGGGTACGGTCATCCCGATCCGCGGCCGAAGACGCATCTGCGCCGCGGGATCGGCATCACCTCGGGCATCAAGAACGTCGGCTATTCCTTCGGCTTTCCCGAACAGGCCACGGCTACGGTCGAGCTGTACGGCACGCGCGCGATCGAACGCGCGGTGGTGCGTGTCGGCGCGGCCGAATGCGGCCAAGGCGCGCACACGGTGCTGCGCCAGATCGCCGCGGCCACGCTCGAGGTGGAGCTCGACGCCGTCACGATGATCACCGACGATTCGTCGGAAGCGCCGAATGCTGGCAGCGCTTCCGCGTCACGTCTGACGCTGATGGGCGGACGCGCGGTGCACGACGCCGCGCTCGCGGCTCGCGCCAAATTCCCCGGGCCCGATGCCAAGGCCACCGTGCAATATCGTCCGCCGCGTACGACGATGCTCGATCCGCAGACCGGCGAGGGCGTTCCCAACTATTGCTACGGCTACGTCTCGCAAGCGGTCGAAGTCGAGGTCGACACGCGCACCGGTCTCGTACGCATTCTGCGCGTCATCAGCGTGCACGACGTGGGCCGCGCGATCAACACGCAGCAAGTCGAAGGACAGATCGAAGGCTGTCTGGCGCAAGCGGTGGGTTACACGCTCACCGAAAATTTGATCGCGCGCGAGGGCAAGATCCTCACGCCGTATTTCAGTACGTACTTGTTGCCGACCACGCTCGACATGCCGGCCGAGGTGTATCCGGTGCTGCTGGAACTGGCCGATCCGAACGGTCCGTTCGGTGCGCGCGGCATGGCCGAGATGCCGCTGGTGCCCTTCGCCGCGGCGGTCGCAAGCGCCATTCACGCCGCCACCGGCGCGTGGGTCACGCAGCTGCCGATGACGCCGGAGCGCGTGCTCGAAGCGATCGCCTCAGCGCAGCTCGTCGCGAACGAGCGCGCGCGCGATCCGGTTGTGCCGCTCGATTAACGCCGGCAGATCGAGATCGACGAACGCGCCGCCGCGAATGCGCGCGCGGCCGTTGACGATCGAGAGATCGACGGTTCCCGGACGGCAGAACACGAGCGCCGCGAGCGCATCGTGCACCGCGCCCCCGGCCAAGCCCAACGCATCGAGGCGATAGCCGATGACGTCGGCCGCCATGCCCGGGGCGAGCGCACCGATGTCGTCGCGGCCGAGCACCGCCGCGCCGCCGCGCGTCGCGAGCCGCAGTGCATCGGCGGCGCTCATCGCATCGGCGCCGCCGGCGATGCGCTGCAGCAGCATCGCTTGGCGCGCTTCTTCCAGCATCGCGGAGGAATCGTTCGAGGCCGAGCCGTCGACACCGAGTCCCACGCGCGCGCCGGCGCGTTCGAGCGCGCGCACCGGCGCGATGCCCGAGGCGAGGCGCATGTTCGAGCTGGCGCAGTGCGCGATGCCGGTGCGCGTTACGCCGAGCCGCGCGATTTCGGCAGCGTTCGGATGCACCATGTGCGCGTGCCATACGTCCTCGCCGATCCAGCCGAGTGATTCGGCCAGCTCGACCGGACGCAGGTCGAAATGTTCGAGACAGTACCGTTCTTCATCCAGCGTTTCGGCCAGATGCGTGTGCACGTGCACGCCGTTGCTGCGCGCCAGCGCGAGCGTTTCGCGCATCAGATCTTGCGAGACGGAGAAGGGCGAGCAGGGCGCGAGCACGATGCGCGTCATCGCGTAGCGCGCGGGGTCGTGATACCGTTCGATCGCGCGCTGCGAGTCGCGCAGAATTTCGGCTTCGTCTTCCACGCACGAATCGGGCGGGAGACCTCCGCGCGATTGGCCGAGCGACATCGAGCCGCGCGCGGCGTGAAAGCGCATGCCGAGCTGTGCGGCCGCTTCGAGTTGATCCTCGATCCGCGCGCCGTTCGGCCAGAGATAGGTGTGATCGCTCGAGGTCGTGCAGCCGCTGAGCATCAGCTCGGCCATCGCGACCGCGCTCGAGACGCGCACCGCTTCGGGCGTGAGCCGCGCCCAGATCGGATAGAGCCGCACGAGCCACTCGAAGAGCCCGACGTCTTGCGTGCCCGGTACGTTGCGTGTGAGCGTTTGGAAGAAGTGATGATGGGTGTTGATCAGGCCCGGCAGCAGGATCATTCCGCGCGCGTCGATCACGATGTCGGCGGTTTCCGGCAATTGCGCCGCCGGACCGACGCGTTCGATGACGTTGTCGCGAATCAGAATCGAGGCGCGATCGGCGATCGCACCGTCGTCGTCGAACGCGGCGACGACATCGGCGTCGCGCAACAGCAGCGTTCCCACGATCTTCCGCTTTCGGTCACCCCATCGGAACCGCCTCGCCACTAGACAGACCGCGGCCTCGGCGTGATATGGTCAGCGTGAGGATTCAACCATCATGCCGCACGCGATCGACGAGAAGCCCTACACCGAAATCCTGGCCGGCCGGGCAGTCCGCAAAGTGAGCCCGCAGCGGCGCCATGCGGTCCTCCAGCTGCGCCTCGCCACGCTCGTTGCGCGTCTCGCGGGCGACCGCGGTGATGTCGGAACCGAGTGGCGCTTTTACATGAACGCCCCGGGCGATCCGCGCACCTCGCTCGTACCGGATATCGCGTTCGTCGCACGCGAGCGTCTCGACGCGCTAACGCCCGACAAGCGCGAACAGCCGCCGCTTTCGCCCGACGTGGCGATCGAGATTCGCTCTCCTGCCGATCGCATCGCCAACGTGGAGTGGAAGATGCGCGCCTATCTCGAGATGGGTGGGACGCTCGCGCTCGATGTTCTTCCCGAGAGCGAAGAGATTCGCGCCTTCACCCGCGACGGCATGAAAACGTTCGGGCACGGCGATCGCTTTACGTGCGAGGCCGTGCCCTGGCTGGAATTCGACGTCGCGGAGATCTTCGCCGACCTCCGCGACTAGCGTCCCTACTGGATGCCGCGGGTTGCGCCGCGGGAAGGCGTACCGCCGCCGGCGAGCGGGTTACTCGAACCCGACTGCGCATGCTGGGCTTGGTAGTTGCCTTTCGCATTGCCCTTGTGCGAGCCGCCGCTCATCGACGTGACCACGTTCTCGCCCGCGCTCAGCGTTGCGCCATCGAGCGGACTCACCG harbors:
- a CDS encoding 8-oxoguanine deaminase, which gives rise to MGTLLLRDADVVAAFDDDGAIADRASILIRDNVIERVGPAAQLPETADIVIDARGMILLPGLINTHHHFFQTLTRNVPGTQDVGLFEWLVRLYPIWARLTPEAVRVSSAVAMAELMLSGCTTSSDHTYLWPNGARIEDQLEAAAQLGMRFHAARGSMSLGQSRGGLPPDSCVEDEAEILRDSQRAIERYHDPARYAMTRIVLAPCSPFSVSQDLMRETLALARSNGVHVHTHLAETLDEERYCLEHFDLRPVELAESLGWIGEDVWHAHMVHPNAAEIARLGVTRTGIAHCASSNMRLASGIAPVRALERAGARVGLGVDGSASNDSSAMLEEARQAMLLQRIAGGADAMSAADALRLATRGGAAVLGRDDIGALAPGMAADVIGYRLDALGLAGGAVHDALAALVFCRPGTVDLSIVNGRARIRGGAFVDLDLPALIERHNRIARALVRDELR
- a CDS encoding Uma2 family endonuclease, yielding MPHAIDEKPYTEILAGRAVRKVSPQRRHAVLQLRLATLVARLAGDRGDVGTEWRFYMNAPGDPRTSLVPDIAFVARERLDALTPDKREQPPLSPDVAIEIRSPADRIANVEWKMRAYLEMGGTLALDVLPESEEIRAFTRDGMKTFGHGDRFTCEAVPWLEFDVAEIFADLRD